The Prosthecomicrobium sp. N25 nucleotide sequence CGGTCGGCTGGCTGCGGGGCGGGCTCGGCCACGTCAACGTGCTCGGCTCGGTGATCTTCGCGGGCATGTCCGGGACGGCGGTCGCCGACGCCGGCGGGCTCGGCACCATCGAGATCAAGGCCATGCGCGACCATGGCTACCCGGACGGCTTCGCGGTCGGCATCACGGCCGCATCCTCGACGATCGGGCCCATCATCCCGCCGAGCCTGCCGATGGTCATCTTCGGCGTGATGGCCAACGTCTCCATCGGCCAGCTCTTCGCGGCGGGCTTCCTGCCGGGCCTCCTGATGGCCGGCGTCATGATGGCCTATGTGACGTGGTACGCGCACCGTCACGGCATCGGCCGCGACACGGCCTTCCGCTGGGGGCTGCTCGCGCGGACCTTCGTGCGGGCCGTCCCGGCCCTGCTGACGCCCGTCATCATCATCGGCGGCATGTCGTCGGGCGCCTTCACGCCGACGGAGGCGGCCATCGCGGCCTGCGCCTGGGCGCTGCTGCTCGGCGTCGTCTTCTACCGGACCCTCGACTTCAGGCGCTTCTACCTGATCTCTGTGCAGACGATCGAGACGACCGCGAGCGTGCTGATCATCGTCGGGGCCGCCTCCCTGTTCGGTTGGGTCCTGACCGTCACGCAGGTGACCGAGCAGGTCACCCAGCAGCTCCTCGGCATCACCACCGACCCGCTCGTCCTGCTTCTCATCATCAACCTGATCCTGCTGGTCGTCGGCTGCTTCATGGAGACGATCGCGGCCATCTCGATCCTCGTCCCCGTCTTCATGCCCGCAGTCCTGAAGGTCGGCATCGACCCGGTCCAGTTCGGGGTCATCATGGTGCTGAACCTGATGATCGGCCTGCTGACGCCGCCCGTCGGCATCGTCCTCTTCGTGCTGTCGCGGGTCGCCGGAATGTCCTTCGACGCCACGGTCCGGGCGGTCCTGCCCTTCCTGGTGCCGCTCCTGATCGTCCTCGTCCTGATCTCCGTCTTCCCGGTCATCACGCTCGCGTTGCCGACCCTCTGGTACCGATAGAGGCCCCTCGCACGGCGCGGACGCGTCCGCGCCCACGCCCCGGCGGGCCATGAGCCGCGAGGCCCGCCGGGGCGCTTGGCGCCTGCGTGTGCAATTGAACGAATTCGGGGCATAAGAATACAATCCGTCGGACGGGCCGGTCGTGCCGATCTGCGATGGTTGCTCCATTGTCGGCCCCGCCCGTCCCCTCCCGACACCCGCTCCGACATGATCCTGGCCCTGCGGCACCGCGGCGAGGCCGGATTGGCACGACCTTTGCTGACACTTCGCTGAAGCGGCGCCGTCGGATCGGCGCCGTCCGGATCGACAGCAGAGGACGCGCCCGCAATGGCCTCCTACATCCTGATGCGGATCTTGTACACAATCCCGATCCTGATCGGCGTGTCGCTGATCGCCTTCGGGCTCATCCACCTGGTGCCGGGCAACCCGCTCGACCTGCTGCTGCCGCCCGAGGCGCCGAAGGAACTGGTGGACCAGCTGAAAGCCAAGTACGGCTTCGACCAGCCGCTCTACATCCAGTATCTCAACTGGCTGGCCCGCACGGTGACGGGGGACCTCGGCAACTCCGTCTTCTCCGGGGCGCCGGTGCGCGAAGAACTGATCGACGCGCTCGGCAACACGCTGGTGCTCGCCATCCCGGCGGCCCTCCTCGGTTTCGCCATGGGGACGTTCCTGGGTGCGCTCGCCGGCTTCAACCGGGACACCTGGATCGACAAGCTGGCGTCCGCGCTCGCCATCACGGGCGTGAGCATGCCGCACTACTGGGGCGCCATCTGCTCGGTGATCGTCTTCTCGGTGCTGCTCAACTGGCTGCCCGCGACCGGCATGGGGCCGTCCGGCGGCGTCCCGGAATCCTGGGAGGACCTCACCCATATGGTCCTTCCCGTGGTGACCCTGTCGCTCATTCCCATGGGCGTGATCAGCCGGCTCGTCCGTGCCACCGTGCTGGAGATCTGCGGCCAGGAGTTCACGAGCGCCCTGCGCGGCAAGGGGCTCCGGCGCGCCCGGGTCGTCTACCACGTGATGAAGAACGCGGCGCCGCCCGCCATGGCGCTGATGGGGCTGCAGTTCGGCTACCTGCTCGGCGGCTCGATCCTGGTCGAGACCGTCTACAACTGGCCCGGCTCCGGCCAGCTCATGAACCTCGCCATCTTCCGGCGGGACATCCCGGTCCTGCAGGCGACGGTGGTCGTGCTCGCCTCGTTCTTCGTCGTCATCAACCTCACGGTCGACGTCCTCCAGGCGGCGATCGATCCGCGCATGCGCCGCTGACACGCGAGGAGACATCATGACGGATATCACCGCCGGTCCTATCACCGCTCCCGCACCCGTCCAGGGCAAGGGCTACTGGCGCCTCGTCGGCGAACGCATCCTGCGCGACAAGGTCACGCTGGTCGTCGCCGCCGTCCTGGTCACGATCGTGCTGATCGCGATCTTCGCGCCGCTCGTGACAAGCTACGACCCCTATACGGGCAAGATCGGCAACCGGCTGCAGCCGATCGGCACGCCCGGCCATTGGCTCGGCACCGACGAGGTCGGCCGCGACCTGTGGACCCGGCTCGCCTACGGGGCCCGGCTGTCGCTGCTGACGGGGGTCACGCCGGTGTTCTTCGCCACCCTGATCGGCGGCACGCTCGGCATCGTGGCGGGCATCGGCGGCCGCATCCCGAACACGATCATCATGCGCACCATGGACGTGTTCTACGCCTTCCCGTCCGTGCTCCTCGCCATCGCGATCTGCGGCGTGCTCGGGGCCGGGCTTTTCAACACCATGCTGTCCCTGACGATCGTCTTCATCCCCCCGCTGGTGCGCGTCTCGGAGAGCCTGACGACGCAGGTGCGCAGCCTCGATTTCGTCGAGGCGGCGCGGGCGACGGGGGCGAGCCTCGCCATGGTGATCCGCCACCAGGTGATCGCCAACGTGCTGTCGCCCATTCTGGTCTACGCCACGAGCCTGGTCTCGATCTCGATCATCCTGGCCGCGGGCCTCTCCTTCCTCGGCCTCGGCGTCGCGCCGCCGGCGGCGGAATGGGGGGCCATGCTGAACGCCCTCCGGCAGTCGATCTACGTCAATCCGGTCAACGCGGCCCTGCCGGGCTTCGTCATCCTCGCCACGTCCATGTCCTTCAACCTGATCAGCGACGGCCTGCGTTCCGCGATGGACGTCCGGCTGCCGCGCTGAGGAGGGTCAGACCATGTCAACCGAACCATCGACGAACCCGGCCCATCCCGACCTCGACGCGCGCGACCGCGGCGGGCCCGCGCAGCCGCTCCTGATCGTCAACGGCCTCAAGAAGCACTTTCCCCTGAAGGGCGGCCTGCCCTTCACCAAGAGGCCGGTCGTCCAGGCGGTCGACGGCGTCTCCTTCTCGGTCCGCAAGGGCGAGACGCTCGGCATCGTCGGGGAGTCCGGCTGCGGCAAGTCGACGACGGCGCGCCTCCTCATGCACCTGATCGAGCCCGACACGGGGGATATCGTGTTCGACGGCGATCCTGTCGGGGGCCTGCGCGGCATCAGCATCCGCGAGCTGCGCCGGCAGATGCAGATGGTGTTCCAGGACAGCTACTCGTCCCTGAACCCGCGCGCCCAGATCGCCGACATCATCGCGTTCGGGCAGATCGCCCACGGCACCCCGTATGCGGACGCGCGCGCCAAGGCCGAGGACCTGCTCGGGCGCGTCGGCCTGATGCCCAACCTGTTCGCCCGCCGGTATCCGCACGAGCTCTCGGGCGGCCAGCGCCAGCGGGTCAACATCGCCCGGGCGCTGGCCATGGACCCGCGCCTCGTCCTCCTCGACGAGGCGGTATCGGCGCTCGACAAGTCGGTCGAGGCCCAGGTGCTGAACCTGCTGCAGGACCTGAAGCACGACCTGAAGCTGACCTACATCTTCATCAGCCACGACCTCAACGTGGTGCGCTACATGAGCGACCGGGTGGTCGTCATGTATCTCGGCCGCGTGGTCGAGATCGGCGACGTGGAGGAGATCTACCGGCACCCGCGCCACCCCTATACCCGTGCGCTCCTATCCGCCATGCCGACGCTCGACCCGCGCCGGCGCACGGAGGCGCCGCCCCTGACGGGCGACCCGCCGAACCCGATCGACCCGCCCTCGGGCTGCCGCTTCCGGACCCGCTGTGCCTTCGCGGAGACCGTCTGCGCCGCCAAGTCCCCCGCGCTGGTTTCGCTCGGCGACGGGATCGACCACGAGGTCGCCTGCCATATGGACATCGCCGGGTCGGGGCACAGCAAGGCTCCGCCCGCTCCCGTCGTCGAACCGGTCCTGGAGGCCGCCGAGTGATGAACGTCCACGCCCATTTCGTCGAACAGCTGCACGGCGCCGCGCCGGTCCCCACGCCCGCCGACCTCGACAAGGTCGTCGACATCCAGGACATGACGGTCACATTCCGCTCGCGCGAGCGGACGGTCCATGCGGTGAACGGGGTGAGCTTCGCCCTGAAGCGCGGCGAGGTGCTGGGCATTCTCGGCGAGTCCGGGTCGGGCAAGAGCGTGACGCTGCGCGCGCTGATGCGGCTCTTGCCGGGTCATGCCGAGGTCGGCGGCAAGGTCGTCGTCGCCGGCCGGGATGTCGCGACGCTGTCCGAGCAGAGCCTCGAGGACGTACGCGGCCGGTCGATCTCGATGATCTTCCAGGAGCCCATGACGGCGCTCGATCCGGTCTTCACCATCGGCGAGCAGATCGCCGAGACCGTCCGCCGCCACGAGGGCTGCGACCGGCGCTCCGCGGAGGCCCGCGCGCTCGAGCTTCTCGAGCTGGTGCAGATCCCGTCCGCCAGGCGGCGGCTCAAGGCCTATCCGCACGAAATGTCCGGCGGCATGCGCCAGCGGGCCATGATCGCGCTCGCGCTCTCGTGCCGGCCGAGCGTGCTCCTCGCCGACGAGCCGACGACGGCGCTCGACGTGACCGTCCAGATCCAGATCCTGCTGCTGCTGCGCAAATTGCAGAAGGAACTCGGCATGGCGGTGATCTTCGTCACCCACGACGTGGGCGCGGCGGTCGAGGTGTCGGACCGCCTCGCGGTCATGTATGCCGGGCGCTTCGTCGAGACGGGGACATCGCTCGAACTGATCGAGGGGCACCGCCATCCCTACACGAAAGGTCTCCTCGATTCGATGCTCCACGGCGACCGCCGCGGTCAGCGCCTGGAGACGATCCCGGGCGCCCCGCCGAGCCTCGGCGCCGCCCCCTCCGGCTGCTCCTTCGCGCCCCGCTGCAAGTGGGCGAAGCCGTCATGCAGCCTGACCCTGCCCGATCCGACGGCCTTCTCGGACACCCACATGGCCCGCTGCTTCCGGATGGACCCGTCCGCCCCGGGCTTCGCCATGAAGGCGGACGCGTAAGAGACCATCGCGGTCCGATCCCGGACGCCACCCTGCCCCGCATCCCCGGCCGAAGCGCTGGGCCCCAGCGCCCTCCCCCGGCCGCAGCGCTGCGATCCGCCGCCCACGCAGGATCCCGGATCGGCGGCGCGTTCCGCGCCTTGTCCGGGAATGCGGTCGAGGGGCATGGGCCCAGCGGGGCCGACTTCGTTTGCCCCCCGCCCTCTCCCCCGCATCCCCGGCCGAAGCGCCGGGGCCCATCGCCCTCCCCACGCCGCAGCGCCACCGGATCCCGCACCGCCCTGGGCCCCGGATCTGCGGCGCTGCCGCGCCTTGTCCGGGGATGCACGGGGAGAGGCGGACCCGACGGGGGCGGATCCCCGGCTGGGACTGGAACCCGACATATTTCAATGCCTTCAATCCACCCCGCCGCCCGAACCCGGGGCACCACCTCTCCCCCGCATCCCCGGCCGAAGCGCCGGGGCCCAGCGCCCTCCCCCCGCCGCAGCGCTTCCGGATCCGCACCGCTTGGGCCCCGGATCTGCGGCGCTGCCGCGCCTTGTCCGGGGCTGTGCGGGAGGGGTTCGGGAAGGGCGCTCAAGGGTCGGTGCGGGCCGGCCCGGAGGAAAGGTCCGAAAGGGCAGCGCGGACGGAGGTCGCGCTCGGGCGGGGTTCGTCCACGGCCGTCACGCCGCCGGCGGGATGTCGCCGCGGGCCCAGCCTTCACGGACCGCCGCGACGTGGTCCGCCGTGCGGCCGGCCTCGATGGCATGGCGCAGGCCGGCCATCAGGTCCTGGTAGTAGGAGAGATTGACCCAGGTCAGCAGCATGGCGCCGAGCGCCTCCTCGGCCTTGACGAGGTGGTGCAGGTAGGCGCGCGAATAGTCGCGCGCGGCCGGGCAACTGCTCTCCTCGTCGAGGGGGCGCGGGTCGTCGGCGTGCCGGGCGTTGCGCAGGTTGACCTTGCCGCGCCGGGTGAAGGCCTGGCCGTGACGGCCGGCGCGGGTCGGCATGACGCAGTCGAACATGTCGATGCCGCGCAGGACCGACTGGACGATGTCGTCCGGCGTGCCGACCCCCATCAGGTAGCGCGGCTTGCGGACGGGGAGTTCGGGACAGGTCGCCTCGAGGATGCGCAGCATCACGTCCTGCGGCTCCCCGACGGCCAGCCCGCCGACCGCATAGCCGTGGAAATCCATGACGCCCAGCGCCCGGGCGGACTCGACGCGGAGCGCCTCGTCGTCGCCGCCCTGCACGATGGCGAAGATGCCGTGACCGGGCGTGCCGATGAAGGCGCGCCTCGACCGCTCCGCCCAGCGCAGGCTGAGGTTCATGGCGCGCTCGATCTCGGCGCGGTCGGCGGGCAGCGCCACGCACTCGTCGAGCTGCATCTGGATGTCGGAGCCGAGCAGGCCCTGGATCTCCAGGCTGCGCTCGGGCGACAGGACGTGGCGGCGGCCGTCGATATGGCTCTGGAAGGTGACCGCGTCCTCGGTGATCTTGCGCAGCTTGGCGAGCGACATGACCTGGAAGCCGCCGGAATCGGTCAGGATCGGGTGCGGCCAGTTCATGAAGCGGTGCAGCCCGCCCAGCCGCGCAACCCGCTCGGCGCCGGGGCGCAACATGAGGTGGTAGGTGTTGCCGAGCAGGATGTCGGCCCCGAGCGCCCTCACCTGCTCCGGGTACATGGTCTTGACGGTCGCCTGCGTGCCGACCGGCATGAAGGCCGGCGTGCGGATGGTCCCGTGGGCCGTTGTGACCACCCCGCGCCGCGCCGCGCCGTCGGTCGCCAGGAGCTGGAACCCGAAGGCGCCCGCGCCGCCGCCCGGGTCGGGCCCATTGTCGACAGGGCCGGGCATGGCGTGCTGGCTCACGATTCCTCCGCCCTGAACAGGAGCGACGCGTCGCCGTAGGAATAGAAGCGGTAGCCGTGGCTTACCGCATGCCCATATGCACGGCGCATGCAATCGATTCCGCTGAAGGCGCTGACCAGCATGAACAGGGTCGAGCGCGGCAGGTGGAAGTTGGTGACGAGCGCGTCGGCGGAGCGGACCGGCCGGCCCGGCGTGATGAAGATGGCGGTGTCGCCCTGAAAGGGGTGGATCCGCCCCGTCTCGTCGCAGGCGCTCTCCAGGAGCCGCAGGGACGTGGTCCCGACCGAGACGATCCGGCCGCCGCGGGCGCGCACGGCCTGGAGCGCGGCGGCCGTCTCCGGCGAGACGGTCCCCCATTCGGCATGCATGACGTGACGGTCGGTGTCGTCGGCCTTCACCGGCAGGAACGTGCCGGCCCCGACGTGGAGCGTCACGAAGTGCCGTTCGATCCCGGCAGCCGCGAGGCGGTCGAGGAGTTCCGGGGTGAAGTGCAGGCCGGCGGTGGGCGCCGCGACGGCCCCTTCCTGGCGCGCGTACACGGTCTGGTAGTCGGTCAGGTCCTCGGCGTCGGCGGGGCGCCGGGCCGAGATGTAGGGCGGCAGCGGCACGGTGCCGACCGCCTGGATCGCCTCGTCGAGATCCGGCCCGGAGAAATCGAAGGCGAGCAGCACCTGGCCGTCCTCGCCCTTCTCGGCCACGGTCGCCCACACCTCGCCGAGGAAGCAGACCCGCCCGCCCTCGCCGAAGCGCAGCCGGTCGCCGGGCTTCAGCCGCTTGGCCGGCCGTGCGAAGGCGCGCCAGGCGTGGCCGGCCTCGCGCTTGTGCAGCGTGAAGGCGACGGGGGTCCGGGCCTCGCCGCGGTGGCGGACGCCGTGCAGCTCGGCCGGGATCACGCGCGTATCGTTGAAGACGAGGGCATCGCCGGGCCGGAGCAGGTCCGGCAGGTCCCGTACGATCCGGTCCTCCAGGCGGCAGCCCTCGCCCGGCCGTACCACGAGCATCCGCGCCGCGTCGCGCGGATGACAGGGACGAAGCGCGATACGGTCGGCCGGCAGCTCGAAATCGAAGAGGTCGACGCGCATCGCGGGCTCGAGGTCGTCAGGCCGCGTCGGCCGCGACCTTCAGGGACAGGATCTTGTCCGGATCACGGACAGGCTCGCCGCGCTTGATCTTGTCGACGTTCTCCATGCCCTCGGTGACCTTGCCCCAGACGGTGTACTGGCGGTCGAGGAAGCGGGCGTCGTCGAAGCAGATGAAGAACTGGGAGTTGGCGGAGTTCGGGTTCTGGGCGCGCGCCATCGAGCAGACGCCGCGCACGTGCGGCTCGCTGTTGAACTCCGCGCGCAGGTTCGGAAGGTCGGAGCCGCCGGTGCCGGTGCCATGCGGGCAGCCGGTCTGGGCCATGAAGCCCTCTATCACGCGGTGGAACACGATCCCGTCATAGAAGCCGCGGCGGGCGAGCGTCTTGATCTGCTCGACATGGAGCGGCGCCAAGTCAGGGCGCATCTCGATGACGACGCGGCCCTTGGTCGTCTCCATGATGAGGGTGTTTTCGGGATCTGCCATGGGTCACCTTTCTCGGTCGGGCCCGCCGGCGGCGGCGGCCCCCTCGGGTGCCGCTTATCCAACGAAACGCCGCGCCCCGCAACCTGGACCCCGGCGGGGGTTCTCAGGCCCGCAGGTCGCAATCGAAGAGGACGTCGCCGCCGAGCGGATAGACCCGGGTCGCCGGCCGGAGGCAGTCGCCGAGGGTGCGCGCGCCGGGGAAACAGATGCCGGTCGGCCCGTCTCCGATCAGGACGGGAGCGACCATCACGTGGAGCCGATCCAGGGCGCGGGCGGTCAGGAAGCGCGAGACCGTGCCGATCCCTCCCTCGACCAGGATGCGGGGCAGCCCGGCGCCGACGAGCGCGGCGACGACCGCGCGCGGGTCGACGCCGTCCGGGCCGAGGGCGACGCGCAGCACCTCGGTGCCGGCGGGATAGGTGCGCGCGACGTCCTCTCCGACGACGACCAGGCGGCGGGCGCCGTCGTCCCGGAAGAGCGTCAGCCCGTCCGGCAGCCGCCCGCGCGGATCGAGCACCACCCGGGCCGGGTTGGGCCCGTCGACGAGGCGGACGTCGAGCCTCGGATCGTCCGCGATCGCCGTCGAGACGCCGACCAGCACGGCGTCCACCAGGGCGCGGACCCGATGCAGGTGGGCGAGCCCGCCCTCCCCGTTGATGTACTTGCTGTGGCCGGCCGCGGTCGCGACCCGGCCGTCGAGCGACTGTCCGAACTGGCCGATCACAAAGCTGTGACAGGACCGGGCGAAAGGGCCGAAAAGATCCGCCCATGGGGCGGGAACCGGCCGGCTTCCGTGGCGCGCCTCCAGGATTTCACGCCATTCCTGCGAGCCGGGCACGCCGTGCGCGAGATCGTGAACCGTTGTTCCGGCCGCCGCGGCCCCGTCCGCTGTCATCCAGTTGCGCGCCTGCTATGTATATGGGCAACGTCGGGGTCGGGCGTCCTGCCGTGCGGCAGGTCGCCGACGCACTCCGCCTGAATAGTTCGTTTCGGCCGGTCGCGAAAGATGACCACCGGGAGGAGTTTGCGAATGTCCGATATCGAGGCCCTCGTCGGAACGCCGCGCCGGCTCCAGGTGGAGCGGGCGACCGTGGAGTTCCGCTCGGGGCGGCCCTGCCTGCTCGTCGACGGCGCCAGCGTCGTTCTCGCCGCGCCCGTCGACAGTCTCGACGAGGGCCGGCTCGGCGTGGTCCGGAGCTTCGCCGAGGGCGGCGCGCCGCGGCTCCTGCTCACGGGCCGGCGGGCCCACTGGCTCGGTCTCATCGACGAGGAGCCGGCGGTCGTCGCCGTCAAGGCGGATCGCGACGCCCGCGGGCTGCTGGACCTGGTGCTCGGAGACCGGGAGCGGGTGGAGGCCGGCGTGCGACCCGCGATCGAGGCCGCGGACGCGGCTGGCCATGCGGCCGTGGAGCTCGCCCGTCTCGCACGGCTCGCCCCGAGCGCGCTGGTTCTGCCCCTCTCGCCCGCCAAGGCCGAGAGCCTCCGGCCGTTCCTGGCCTGTGTTCCCGTCGATGCGGTCATGGCCTACCGCCGCGAGGTGCCGGCGGACCTGCAGATGGTGTCCCAGGCGCGCGTGCCGCTGAAGCCCGGCATCCCCACCCGCTTCGTCGTGTTCCGCGGCGCCGGCAGCCTGCACGACCAGGTGGCGATCGTGATTGGCAGCCCGGACACGGCCGCGCCCGTGCCGGTCCGGCTCCATTCCGCCTGCATCACCGGCGACCTGTTCGGCTCGCTGAAGTGCGACTGCGGGGACCAGCTCCGCAACACCGTCGAACGCTTCCAGGCCATGGGTGGGGGCGTGCTCCTCTATCTCGACCAGGAGGGTCGCGGCATCGGCATCGCCAACAAGATGCGCGCCTACCGGCTCCAGGAGACCGGCTTCGATACGATCGACGCGGACGCGCAGCTCGGCTTCGCGGACGACGAGCGCAGCTACGAGGAGGCGGCGCGCATGCTGCAGCTCCTCGGCTACACGCGCGTGCTCCTGCATTCCAACAACCCGCGCAAGGGCGAGGCGCTGCGTCGCGCCGGTCTCGAGGTGGTCGCCCGCGAGCCGGTGCTCACGCCGGTCACCCGCGAGAACGCCCGCTACCTGAAGACCAAGGCGGAGCGCGCCGGGCACCTGATCGACTCGGCCTGGGTCGACGAGGTCGAGGCGGCGCTGACCGCAGCGGCGCGGAGCACGGCGGCCGAATAGGAGTCACGACGGAGCGGCCGCGGCCGCGGCGCGGAGGGCGATGCCATGGAAGCCGTGGAATCGGATCGATACCGACGGCCCGCCCGGGTCTTGCACTGGCTGATCGCCGTCCTGGTCATCGGCAACATCATCGGCGGGTTCGTGATCGCCAACGTCGAGGGCGTGGACACCATCTACAACCTGCACCGCTCGACCGGCTTCCTCATCATGGTGCTGGCGATCCTGCGGCTCCTCTATCGCCTGACGAACCCGCCTCCGCCGCTGCCTACCCATATGCCGGCGCTGCAGAAATTCGCGGCCGAAGTCGTGCACTGGGCGCTCTACGGCTTCATGATCGTCACGCCGATCGTCGGCTGGGCCGCCAGCAACGCCTTCGGGGCGCAGGTCTCGATCTACTGGCTGTTCGAGCTGCCGGCGATCGTTGGCAAGGACGAGGCGCTGTTCAAGTCGCTCATCGCCGCCCACCAATGGCTCGGCATCGGCTTTCTGCTGGCGATCCTGGTCCATATCGGCGGCGCGCTCTTCCACACGGTCGTGCAGAAGGACGGGATCCTGGCCCGCATGTGGCCGGTTTAAGTCCCGTTCGATACTTGACACACAATAGCGTCAATACGAGTAGACACTCGCGGAGGAGCCTCCTACACTCCTCTTCATGCGCTATCCGGCTCCTCATGCGGTCCTCGAACTCCTGAAGCCGATCACGTGGTTCGCCCCCATGTGGGCCTTCGGCTGCGGCGTGGCCGCGTCGGGGCGACCGCTCTCCGAAGGATGGGCGCAGGCCGGGCTCGGCATCCTGCTCGCCGGTCCCCTCGTCTGCGCCACCAGCCAGGCCGTCAACGACTGGTACGACCGGCACGTCGACGCCATCAACGAACCCGGCCGGCCGATTCCCTCAGGGCGCATCCCCGGCCGATGGGGCTTCGTGATCGCCTGCCTGTGGACGCTCCTGTCGCTCGCGGTGGCCTGGACGCTCGGTCCGATCGTGGTGGGGGCGACGGCCTTCGGGCTCGCGCTCGCGTGGGCCTACAGCGCGCCGCCGCTGCGGCTGAAGCAGAACGGCTGGTGGGGCAACGCGGCGGTGGCGCTCTGCTACGAGGGGCTGCCCTGGATCACCGGCGTGGTGGTCATGTCCGCCGTCCTGCCCGACTGGCGCGTGATCGCGACGGCGGCGCTCTACAGCCTCGGCGCCCACGGCATCATGACGCTGAACGACTTCAAGTCGGTCGAGGGGGACACGCGGATGGGCATCCGCTCGCTCCCCGTCCAGCTCGGCGTCGACGGGGCCGCGCGCCTGGCATCCTGGGTGATGGGCCTGCCGCAGGTCGCCGTCATCCTCATCCTCGCCGGCGCCGGCCGTCCCTGGCACGCCGTCGCCATCCTGGGGCTCCTCGCGGTCCAGGTCCGCCTCATGCAGGTCATGATGCGCGATCCGAAGGGCAAGGCGGCCTGGTACAACGCGACCGGAACGACCCTCTACGTGCTCGGCATGCTGGTCGCCGCCTTCGCGCTCCGTCCCGTCTGAAGGAGGCCTCCATGCAGCCCGCTTTCGGCTGGATCGCGATCGTCCGCCTCGGCCTCGTGCAGACGGCGCTCGGGGCGATCGTCGTGCTGACCACCTCGACGCTCAATCGTGTGATGGTGGTCGAGCTCGCACTGCCGGCCCTGGTGCCGGGCCTGCTGGTGACCTTGCATCACGGCCTGCAGATGCTGCGCCCCCGCTGGGGATACGGCTCCGACCGGGGCGGGGGCCGCACACCCTGGATTCTGGGCGGCATGGCGGTGCTCGGGGCCGGCGGAGTCCTCGCCGCGGCGGCCGTCGCGCTGATGAGCCTGTCGACCGGCGCGGGCATCGCCCTCGGCGTCGCGGCCTTCGGCCTCGTCGGGATCGGCGTCGGGGCGGCCGGCACCTCGCTGCTCGTGCTGCTCTCCGAGCGGGTCGCGCCGGAGCGCAAGGCGCAGGCCGCCACGATCGTCTGGATCATGATGATCGCCGGATTCGTGGTCACCGCGGCGACGGCGGGCCGCCTGCTCGAGCCCTTCTCGATGACCCGGCTGGTGCAGGTCGCCGCGGGCGTCTCGGTCGCGGCCGTGCTGCTCTCGGTCGCCGCCCTGTGG carries:
- a CDS encoding peptidylprolyl isomerase: MADPENTLIMETTKGRVVIEMRPDLAPLHVEQIKTLARRGFYDGIVFHRVIEGFMAQTGCPHGTGTGGSDLPNLRAEFNSEPHVRGVCSMARAQNPNSANSQFFICFDDARFLDRQYTVWGKVTEGMENVDKIKRGEPVRDPDKILSLKVAADAA
- a CDS encoding RibD family protein; translated protein: MTADGAAAAGTTVHDLAHGVPGSQEWREILEARHGSRPVPAPWADLFGPFARSCHSFVIGQFGQSLDGRVATAAGHSKYINGEGGLAHLHRVRALVDAVLVGVSTAIADDPRLDVRLVDGPNPARVVLDPRGRLPDGLTLFRDDGARRLVVVGEDVARTYPAGTEVLRVALGPDGVDPRAVVAALVGAGLPRILVEGGIGTVSRFLTARALDRLHVMVAPVLIGDGPTGICFPGARTLGDCLRPATRVYPLGGDVLFDCDLRA
- the ribA gene encoding GTP cyclohydrolase II RibA codes for the protein MSDIEALVGTPRRLQVERATVEFRSGRPCLLVDGASVVLAAPVDSLDEGRLGVVRSFAEGGAPRLLLTGRRAHWLGLIDEEPAVVAVKADRDARGLLDLVLGDRERVEAGVRPAIEAADAAGHAAVELARLARLAPSALVLPLSPAKAESLRPFLACVPVDAVMAYRREVPADLQMVSQARVPLKPGIPTRFVVFRGAGSLHDQVAIVIGSPDTAAPVPVRLHSACITGDLFGSLKCDCGDQLRNTVERFQAMGGGVLLYLDQEGRGIGIANKMRAYRLQETGFDTIDADAQLGFADDERSYEEAARMLQLLGYTRVLLHSNNPRKGEALRRAGLEVVAREPVLTPVTRENARYLKTKAERAGHLIDSAWVDEVEAALTAAARSTAAE
- a CDS encoding cytochrome b, with the translated sequence MEAVESDRYRRPARVLHWLIAVLVIGNIIGGFVIANVEGVDTIYNLHRSTGFLIMVLAILRLLYRLTNPPPPLPTHMPALQKFAAEVVHWALYGFMIVTPIVGWAASNAFGAQVSIYWLFELPAIVGKDEALFKSLIAAHQWLGIGFLLAILVHIGGALFHTVVQKDGILARMWPV
- the chlG gene encoding chlorophyll synthase ChlG, which produces MRYPAPHAVLELLKPITWFAPMWAFGCGVAASGRPLSEGWAQAGLGILLAGPLVCATSQAVNDWYDRHVDAINEPGRPIPSGRIPGRWGFVIACLWTLLSLAVAWTLGPIVVGATAFGLALAWAYSAPPLRLKQNGWWGNAAVALCYEGLPWITGVVVMSAVLPDWRVIATAALYSLGAHGIMTLNDFKSVEGDTRMGIRSLPVQLGVDGAARLASWVMGLPQVAVILILAGAGRPWHAVAILGLLAVQVRLMQVMMRDPKGKAAWYNATGTTLYVLGMLVAAFALRPV